In Coffea eugenioides isolate CCC68of chromosome 4, Ceug_1.0, whole genome shotgun sequence, the genomic stretch AGTATTTTGTTATATTCGTGATTTGTATCTTTTGCTTTTGCCTGTAGCTGTTGGACGGACAAATAATGGATACTGGAAAGAGCAAGTGGAAGAACAATTCAATGATCAAGAAATTGGTGGTTTCTTTATCATTTCAAAGCATTCAGGCAAAACCTTCAAGAATGGAGGGTGCTGCTATCATTTCTTTGTCGAAGAGTAAATCATGGCATTGTACTGGGGCAGCtgaaaaatctcaacaaaatcaTGATGATCAGTACAGAACAAGGTATAAAGTTGCTCCTAAAGGTTGTTTTTCAGTGTATGTTGGTCCTGAGAAACAAAGGTTTGTGATCAAGGCAGAATGTGCTAATCATCCATTGTTCAAGATGCTGCTTGACGATGCTGCATTGGAGTATGGGTATAGCAATGAAGGCCCTCTTTTGCTTCCATGTGATGTTGATCTTTTTTACAAAGTCTTAGCTGAGATGGATTGTGGCAAGGAGGCCACGGTTGATGATTCTGATTCATCAGCTGGTGGTGGATTTGCATGTGGCTCCTGCAGTCCTTTCACTCCGGCACGGCGTCATCGAAACGGCACCATCTCTGAAGTTTATAGTCCATATGGACTTCTCACTCCACCCCGGTTGCTGAAGATGAATCACTTCTGAATCGAACAAATGTATAGATTCTAATTATTGCTTTGTCTAAGAGTTTTTTTTTGTCGTCTAAGTTATTCTGCCATATAGATTTCTTCCTATGCCTCATTTCAGGCTATCCTAATAAGTATGGGATACTGAGATTTGATAAGATCAATGTGAATGGTTGAATACCAAGAAAATTGAGAACTCAACTACTGAAACGCCGCATCTGCGTGCATGCGTCTAAACTCAACTATTTTGAAGTAATTTCTTGAATTGCACGTTCTTAAAAAATAGACGTTCAAAGAAAAATATCTTTCTTTTTGTGTGAAATTGAGGTATAACAAATACTGCTGAGTTCATCATTTCATAAAACCTTTGGCTTTTTGG encodes the following:
- the LOC113768982 gene encoding auxin-responsive protein SAUR72-like encodes the protein MDTGKSKWKNNSMIKKLVVSLSFQSIQAKPSRMEGAAIISLSKSKSWHCTGAAEKSQQNHDDQYRTRYKVAPKGCFSVYVGPEKQRFVIKAECANHPLFKMLLDDAALEYGYSNEGPLLLPCDVDLFYKVLAEMDCGKEATVDDSDSSAGGGFACGSCSPFTPARRHRNGTISEVYSPYGLLTPPRLLKMNHF